The following coding sequences lie in one Thermodesulforhabdaceae bacterium genomic window:
- a CDS encoding PAS domain S-box protein encodes MLKELIENAAFLFALSAVYSLFARSRDRLGIWIKLATGISFGVIAVAGMVFPVHYAPGIIYDGRSIIMTLAGLFGGGVTTAVAATIAIAWRVFLGGPGVWAGVASIVASGLVGLIFRRACDNRPEKVGILRLFLIGVVSHLAMLSCQLLIIPWPTGVSVIGRIWLPVMLVFPVATVLAGLLIGSAERNVQNEQQLRQSQSLLQRSQAVGRVGSWEFDHNQNRLTWSDEVYRIFGVDPQVFIPSPEKFLDCVHPEDREKVDAAWTRSLAEKADGYEVEYRIVRPSDKAVRVILEKCEHEKDDTGRVIRSVGIAQDITERKEAEHQLQRAKEFAEKLIRTANVIFVQLDNQGNIVMINEAAERITGYTLAEVQGKSWFEILVPKKRYPHVWEVFERIAQNGDVLKSFENPIITKNGEERYIVWQNSALKEGETFLGMISFGIDITELKRAELERERLIYAIEQTNEVVMITDADGIIQYVNTAFEKVTGFTRAEIIGKTPEILRSSQHDEAFYRNIWETIRTGRTWTGRIVRKRKDGSLFTVESTISPVKNETGQIVNFVFVDRDITEQLRLEQERASLEEQLQQAQKLESVGRLAGGVAHDFNNMLNVIIGYGEMVLHKLHNEDPLRDYVNKIMEAANRSAELIRQLLAFSRRQPLHPEVLNLNAIIQNLEKMLRRLIGEDIILELALADDLGMVMADPVQMEQVIINLAVNARDAMPKGGKLLIETANVQLDETYVRKHVGVQPGNYVMLAVTDTGCGMDKETLSRIFEPFFTTKEKGKGTGLGLSTVYGIVKQSGGHIWVYSEPGRGTTFKIYLPQTEAKQEPRTVVVTGETETARGGGEHILVVEDEGSLRKLIEVGLSSLGYKVTVAASGGEALLLVEEKGLKPDLVITDVVMPYISGKEMINRLQRNQPDLKVLYMSGYTDNAIVHHGILDPDIVFIQKPFTLRDLVKKVQEILQSGHK; translated from the coding sequence ATGCTAAAGGAGTTGATAGAAAACGCAGCATTTCTGTTCGCTCTTTCCGCCGTGTACAGCCTATTTGCTCGGTCGCGTGACCGGCTGGGGATCTGGATTAAGCTGGCCACCGGCATCTCGTTCGGCGTGATCGCCGTCGCTGGCATGGTGTTTCCGGTCCACTATGCGCCGGGCATCATTTACGATGGTCGATCCATCATCATGACCCTGGCGGGGCTGTTCGGGGGCGGCGTTACCACGGCCGTGGCCGCTACCATTGCCATCGCTTGGCGCGTCTTTCTGGGAGGCCCCGGGGTCTGGGCCGGCGTGGCATCTATTGTTGCCTCCGGCCTGGTGGGGTTGATTTTCCGCAGAGCCTGTGACAACCGACCCGAGAAAGTTGGGATTCTTAGGCTTTTCTTGATCGGGGTCGTCTCCCATCTAGCCATGCTGTCCTGTCAGTTGTTGATAATACCCTGGCCGACGGGGGTTTCGGTCATTGGTCGAATCTGGCTACCGGTGATGCTGGTTTTTCCCGTGGCAACGGTTTTGGCTGGACTGCTTATCGGCAGTGCTGAACGAAATGTTCAAAACGAACAGCAACTTCGGCAAAGCCAATCGCTTCTCCAGCGGTCCCAGGCCGTGGGCCGGGTGGGAAGCTGGGAATTCGACCACAACCAGAACCGGCTGACATGGTCGGACGAGGTGTATCGCATATTTGGGGTCGATCCCCAGGTATTCATTCCCTCCCCTGAGAAGTTCTTGGACTGTGTTCACCCCGAGGACCGGGAAAAGGTCGATGCGGCCTGGACCCGTTCACTTGCGGAAAAAGCAGACGGGTATGAGGTGGAATATCGTATTGTCAGGCCCTCTGACAAAGCCGTACGGGTAATTCTGGAAAAGTGCGAACATGAAAAAGATGATACCGGCAGAGTCATCCGTTCAGTCGGTATCGCCCAAGACATCACCGAACGCAAGGAGGCCGAACATCAACTGCAGCGAGCCAAGGAATTTGCCGAAAAATTGATCCGGACCGCCAATGTTATCTTTGTCCAGCTGGACAACCAGGGGAATATTGTGATGATCAACGAAGCGGCTGAGCGAATTACCGGTTACACGCTGGCAGAGGTGCAGGGAAAAAGCTGGTTTGAAATCCTGGTGCCCAAAAAGCGGTATCCCCATGTCTGGGAGGTTTTTGAGCGCATTGCGCAAAACGGCGACGTCCTGAAATCGTTTGAAAACCCCATTATCACCAAGAACGGCGAGGAACGTTATATAGTGTGGCAAAACAGTGCACTAAAAGAAGGGGAAACTTTTTTGGGGATGATCTCCTTCGGTATTGACATCACCGAGCTCAAGCGGGCGGAGTTGGAGCGTGAGCGGCTTATATACGCCATCGAACAGACCAATGAAGTCGTCATGATCACAGACGCCGATGGAATTATCCAATATGTCAATACCGCTTTCGAGAAGGTGACCGGTTTTACTCGCGCCGAGATCATCGGCAAAACACCCGAGATTTTAAGAAGCAGCCAGCATGATGAAGCCTTTTACCGCAATATTTGGGAGACCATCAGAACCGGTAGGACCTGGACCGGACGGATAGTCAGGAAGCGAAAGGACGGCTCCCTTTTTACCGTGGAATCGACCATCTCACCGGTAAAGAATGAAACAGGCCAGATAGTAAATTTTGTGTTCGTTGACAGAGACATAACGGAACAATTGCGCCTCGAGCAAGAAAGGGCTTCATTAGAGGAACAATTGCAGCAGGCCCAGAAGCTGGAATCAGTGGGTCGACTGGCTGGAGGTGTGGCTCATGATTTCAACAACATGCTGAATGTGATTATCGGTTATGGAGAGATGGTTTTACATAAACTCCATAATGAAGATCCCCTGCGGGATTATGTGAATAAAATCATGGAGGCTGCGAACCGTTCGGCGGAGCTCATCCGCCAGCTTCTGGCCTTTAGCCGCAGGCAGCCCCTTCATCCAGAGGTGTTGAATCTCAATGCCATAATTCAGAATCTTGAAAAAATGCTGCGCAGGTTGATCGGTGAGGATATCATCCTGGAACTGGCACTGGCAGATGATCTTGGAATGGTAATGGCGGATCCGGTTCAGATGGAGCAGGTGATTATAAACCTTGCGGTCAATGCCCGAGACGCCATGCCCAAAGGCGGCAAACTGCTCATTGAGACCGCCAACGTGCAACTGGATGAAACCTATGTGCGAAAACATGTGGGTGTTCAACCGGGCAACTACGTGATGCTGGCTGTGACCGACACTGGTTGTGGCATGGATAAGGAAACCCTTTCAAGAATATTCGAGCCGTTTTTTACCACCAAGGAAAAGGGAAAAGGCACCGGATTGGGGCTTTCCACGGTGTATGGCATCGTCAAGCAGTCCGGCGGCCATATCTGGGTCTATTCAGAACCCGGGCGCGGGACGACATTCAAGATCTATCTCCCGCAAACTGAGGCAAAACAAGAACCGAGAACCGTTGTGGTTACAGGCGAAACAGAAACTGCAAGAGGCGGCGGTGAACATATCCTGGTAGTGGAAGACGAAGGCAGCCTGCGAAAACTGATAGAGGTAGGCCTTTCAAGCCTGGGCTACAAGGTAACTGTTGCGGCCAGCGGCGGAGAAGCACTGCTGCTCGTGGAAGAAAAAGGACTAAAGCCCGACTTAGTGATCACAGATGTGGTGATGCCCTATATAAGTGGTAAAGAAATGATAAATCGTCTTCAGAGAAATCAACCCGATCTGAAGGTGCTGTACATGTCCGGCTACACGGACAACGCCATCGTCCACCATGGGATCCTTGATCCGGACATTGTCTTCATACAGAAACCCTTCACTCTCCGTGACCTTGTTAAAAAAGTCCAGGAAATATTGCAAAGTGGACACAAATGA
- a CDS encoding SAM-dependent methyltransferase, whose protein sequence is MKKFLRELIIHEIESNGGAISFERFMEMALYTPNLGYYMRNVPVIGQKGDFFTASHAGNIFGLLLSRHIIKIWQEMGEPNDFHIIEIGPGMGYLAYDVLTALASHSTIFQSLSYHLVEMNPHFASIQKARLSTLHPRIFWWSDISAMPSLCGVCICNEIIDAFPVRLFEVKQGRIMEIYVSLNPEGNFLEILRPAEEDLINYLEFFAPWVKHFDDYRSEANLSARTWLKNLKKILDSGKILIIDYGHTSEEYYDPSRNRGTLLCYFKHQVNDCPYINIGEQDITAHVNFTAIEEWAKEAGFSVEEYTTQHRYLLSLADEQLLEKLYSENPASMAQFKTLILPQGMGESHKVMILSTF, encoded by the coding sequence ATGAAAAAGTTTCTCCGAGAGTTGATCATTCACGAAATTGAGTCAAACGGTGGTGCTATATCCTTCGAGCGATTCATGGAAATGGCTCTCTATACGCCTAACCTGGGATACTACATGAGAAATGTCCCTGTTATTGGTCAAAAGGGCGACTTTTTTACCGCATCCCACGCAGGGAACATTTTTGGTCTGCTTCTAAGTCGCCATATAATAAAGATCTGGCAGGAAATGGGTGAACCCAACGACTTTCACATAATTGAAATTGGTCCCGGCATGGGCTATCTGGCTTATGATGTCCTTACCGCCCTTGCTTCCCATTCCACCATCTTTCAAAGTCTTTCGTATCATCTAGTAGAAATGAACCCACATTTTGCTTCAATCCAAAAAGCAAGACTTTCTACTCTACATCCTCGAATCTTCTGGTGGAGCGACATCTCCGCAATGCCGTCTCTTTGTGGAGTTTGCATCTGCAACGAGATTATCGATGCCTTCCCAGTTCGGCTTTTTGAAGTAAAACAAGGTAGAATCATGGAAATCTACGTAAGCCTAAACCCCGAAGGTAACTTTTTAGAAATCCTTCGCCCCGCAGAGGAAGATCTCATAAACTACTTAGAATTTTTTGCCCCATGGGTGAAGCACTTTGATGATTACCGTTCGGAAGCAAACCTTAGCGCCAGAACATGGCTTAAAAACCTGAAGAAAATCCTAGATTCAGGAAAAATTCTAATTATAGACTATGGCCACACGTCCGAAGAATACTACGACCCATCACGAAACCGAGGAACTCTTCTTTGTTACTTCAAGCATCAGGTTAATGATTGTCCCTACATTAACATAGGCGAGCAGGACATCACGGCTCATGTAAACTTTACCGCCATAGAAGAATGGGCAAAAGAAGCCGGCTTTTCCGTCGAAGAATACACAACTCAACATCGATACCTTTTATCTCTAGCCGATGAACAGCTGCTTGAAAAGCTTTACTCAGAGAACCCAGCTTCGATGGCTCAATTCAAAACCCTTATACTTCCTCAAGGCATGGGAGAATCTCACAAAGTGATGATTCTCTCAACTTTCTAG
- a CDS encoding glycosyltransferase: protein MQVREKILKIILGNKKLPRGDLNVWQEENRYKISAVFIFYQRIALMEQALEWLRWQNFPGKDLEIVLVEDRGGSREGRELSAKFPELSIKYSAPQDPNVWGITGSLRNYGLSLASGEIVLFLDDDTLVMDNDFLSKLYGFFENDLDLMAVIPRGVASFCLIKPRYQYHDPHFFTSRCTAYRRLECLIRLGGFRSDFVGQEDVEFAMRFLAMGFKYITTEELVYYHPPLLVPNLRKPQSVGYSFAKAPYPFPVRLCFALNGSRWLYRWLCPTFKNRQMGRFALGFLLGFVRGVLGLKSTAYI from the coding sequence ATGCAGGTGAGGGAAAAAATTCTGAAAATTATCCTTGGAAACAAAAAACTTCCTCGGGGAGATTTAAATGTCTGGCAGGAAGAAAATAGATACAAAATCAGTGCAGTTTTCATCTTTTACCAGCGTATAGCTCTAATGGAACAGGCTCTTGAGTGGCTCAGGTGGCAGAATTTTCCTGGGAAGGATCTTGAAATCGTGCTCGTTGAAGACAGAGGTGGAAGCAGGGAAGGCAGAGAGCTTTCTGCCAAATTCCCGGAGCTTTCTATAAAGTATAGTGCGCCACAGGATCCAAATGTGTGGGGTATAACCGGTTCACTTCGTAATTATGGACTGTCTTTAGCTTCTGGGGAAATTGTTCTTTTCTTGGACGACGATACTTTGGTTATGGATAATGATTTTCTCTCTAAGCTGTATGGCTTTTTTGAAAATGATCTGGATCTTATGGCGGTGATTCCCAGAGGTGTCGCTTCATTTTGTCTGATAAAGCCAAGGTATCAGTATCATGATCCTCATTTCTTCACGAGTCGCTGCACTGCCTACAGGCGGCTTGAATGCCTTATACGGCTTGGAGGATTTCGATCTGATTTTGTAGGGCAAGAAGATGTGGAATTTGCTATGAGGTTCCTTGCTATGGGTTTTAAGTATATTACCACCGAGGAGTTAGTCTATTACCATCCGCCTTTACTTGTTCCCAATCTGCGTAAGCCTCAATCTGTGGGATATTCCTTTGCTAAAGCTCCCTATCCCTTTCCCGTTCGCCTTTGTTTTGCTCTTAACGGTAGCAGATGGCTTTACAGGTGGCTTTGCCCTACTTTTAAGAATCGGCAAATGGGGCGTTTCGCTCTCGGTTTTCTGCTTGGCTTTGTCAGAGGAGTTCTAGGACTTAAAAGCACGGCATATATTTGA
- the rpsT gene encoding 30S ribosomal protein S20 — protein MLRHKSAIKRARQSEKRRLRNRARKTRMKTAIKTVEMAILAKNPDLVMEKFKEAMSIIDKTASKGTIHKNKAAREISKLHQKVNKFLASLNQQVA, from the coding sequence TTGTTAAGACACAAATCTGCCATAAAGCGAGCCAGACAGAGCGAAAAGAGGCGTTTGCGCAATCGAGCACGAAAGACTCGCATGAAGACAGCCATCAAAACTGTCGAAATGGCTATACTCGCAAAGAACCCTGATCTCGTTATGGAAAAGTTTAAAGAAGCCATGTCCATCATTGATAAGACGGCATCGAAGGGCACAATTCACAAAAATAAGGCTGCAAGAGAAATCTCTAAGCTACATCAAAAAGTAAACAAATTCTTGGCATCTTTGAATCAACAAGTAGCATAA
- a CDS encoding YkgJ family cysteine cluster protein, which translates to MTIDDLYSMIPSVPCPPGCITCCKKFGVPSRIPEEDSRIKAFLKEHGISGRVNDFEVSEGENTCPYVTTKGCAIYPVRPFICRLYGTSPNYLCIENVRPAVLLSTEEEEQLLFLYSQMARNGT; encoded by the coding sequence ATGACAATAGACGATCTTTATAGCATGATCCCATCGGTTCCCTGTCCCCCAGGTTGTATTACATGCTGTAAGAAATTTGGTGTTCCATCAAGAATTCCTGAAGAAGACTCAAGAATAAAAGCCTTTCTAAAGGAACACGGTATATCCGGAAGAGTTAACGACTTTGAGGTCTCTGAAGGCGAAAATACCTGCCCCTACGTAACAACTAAAGGATGTGCCATTTACCCCGTAAGGCCCTTCATATGCCGCCTCTATGGAACATCTCCCAATTATCTCTGTATTGAAAATGTTCGTCCTGCGGTTCTTCTCTCAACTGAGGAAGAAGAACAGTTGCTTTTTCTTTACTCTCAGATGGCAAGAAATGGAACATAA
- the proC gene encoding pyrroline-5-carboxylate reductase: MKEIIGFIGTGNMGRALIEGIIKKGVFSSESIVAYDVIKEKVKELSELFGIRHCNSLEDLVATSNVIIIAVKPQNMEELLRDLKALIKGTPLIISIAAGITIKFLEERLPEGIPIVRVMPNTPALVLQGASALARNRHVTDDTMKLALDIFKSVGTALEVEEKLLNAVTGLSGSGPAYVLLFLEALTDAGVLMGIPRPMARELVISTVLGTAELAKQRDLHFAALKDMVTSPAGTTIHGLKVMEENGLRGIIMKAVERATERADELQKLAEK; encoded by the coding sequence ATGAAAGAAATAATCGGGTTCATCGGCACGGGAAACATGGGGCGAGCTCTAATCGAAGGAATCATTAAAAAAGGTGTATTCTCTTCGGAATCAATAGTCGCCTACGACGTAATAAAGGAAAAAGTAAAAGAACTGAGCGAACTTTTTGGAATAAGACATTGCAACAGCCTGGAAGATCTAGTGGCCACATCAAACGTCATAATTATCGCCGTAAAGCCGCAAAATATGGAAGAACTTCTACGCGACCTGAAAGCTCTCATTAAAGGAACTCCTCTGATCATTTCCATAGCAGCCGGCATAACCATAAAGTTTCTTGAAGAAAGGCTACCGGAAGGCATTCCCATCGTTAGAGTTATGCCCAACACACCGGCTCTGGTGCTCCAGGGGGCTTCCGCGCTCGCCAGAAACCGTCATGTAACAGACGATACCATGAAACTCGCGCTGGATATTTTCAAATCTGTGGGAACAGCATTGGAAGTGGAAGAAAAGCTTCTGAACGCCGTTACGGGGCTGAGCGGTAGCGGACCAGCCTATGTTTTACTTTTTCTTGAGGCGCTTACGGATGCCGGAGTGCTTATGGGCATTCCAAGACCGATGGCTCGTGAACTGGTAATTTCTACCGTGCTGGGAACGGCAGAACTGGCAAAACAGCGAGATCTTCATTTCGCCGCACTAAAAGACATGGTCACATCCCCTGCTGGGACAACAATACACGGGTTAAAGGTAATGGAAGAAAATGGACTGAGAGGCATAATTATGAAAGCGGTTGAACGTGCAACAGAACGCGCCGACGAACTCCAGAAACTGGCAGAAAAGTAA
- the dprA gene encoding DNA-processing protein DprA, whose translation MEIEKKISWLTLALIPELGPRSLWKLYQAMGSVDAIINASEEELFARAPIKLKTARAVARKQTIRDPENELDLLLKKGVDFITWEDETYPPPLRHIPDPPLFLFARGCYRSDHATALAIVGTRNASVKGILFAERLASDLAALGITVVSGLAIGIDSAVHRGALKAGGQTIAVMGSGLDVPYPRANRDLIDRIADSGVVFSEYPLGTPPEKWRFPLRNRIVSGLSMGVVVVEAGLKSGALITARLALDQGRDVFAVPGAVSDERSAGTNKLIKDGAKLVEDIKDILDEYPFLQKLAPQNHVAGKQPVTQMINKKAHCEVPSQSAEGDELKVLQTLSDKPQHIDHICEKTGLSCATVLSILTMLELRGLVRQLPGKYFISERR comes from the coding sequence ATGGAAATAGAAAAAAAGATTAGCTGGCTCACACTGGCTCTGATCCCCGAGCTGGGACCTCGATCACTTTGGAAGCTTTACCAGGCGATGGGGAGCGTTGATGCTATAATCAACGCATCGGAGGAAGAACTCTTTGCCAGGGCTCCTATCAAGCTAAAAACTGCTCGGGCGGTTGCTAGAAAGCAGACGATAAGAGATCCAGAGAATGAATTAGATCTCCTCTTAAAAAAAGGCGTGGATTTTATTACCTGGGAAGATGAAACATACCCGCCTCCTCTTCGCCATATTCCGGATCCGCCTCTTTTCTTGTTTGCCAGGGGATGCTATCGCTCAGACCATGCAACTGCTCTGGCTATAGTGGGAACAAGAAATGCTTCGGTGAAGGGTATTCTTTTTGCGGAAAGACTCGCTTCAGATCTTGCCGCTCTGGGTATTACTGTGGTAAGTGGGCTTGCCATTGGTATTGATTCCGCCGTCCATAGGGGAGCTTTGAAAGCAGGGGGTCAAACAATCGCAGTTATGGGATCTGGTCTTGATGTGCCTTATCCTAGAGCCAACCGCGATCTTATTGATCGCATTGCCGATTCTGGAGTGGTATTTTCTGAATATCCTCTTGGCACTCCACCAGAAAAGTGGCGGTTTCCTCTTCGAAACCGCATAGTTAGTGGTTTATCCATGGGTGTTGTTGTCGTTGAAGCTGGACTTAAAAGCGGTGCTCTTATCACTGCAAGACTGGCTCTAGATCAAGGGCGAGATGTCTTTGCCGTCCCTGGTGCGGTTTCCGATGAAAGATCTGCCGGAACGAATAAACTCATAAAGGATGGAGCCAAACTGGTCGAAGATATAAAAGACATTTTGGATGAGTATCCTTTTTTGCAAAAACTTGCTCCCCAAAACCATGTGGCGGGAAAACAGCCGGTAACACAGATGATAAATAAAAAGGCACATTGCGAAGTGCCTTCTCAGTCTGCTGAAGGCGACGAACTGAAAGTCTTGCAGACTCTGAGTGATAAGCCTCAACATATAGACCACATCTGTGAGAAAACCGGTCTTTCCTGTGCAACGGTTCTTTCTATTCTTACGATGCTGGAACTCAGGGGGTTGGTGCGTCAACTTCCCGGAAAGTATTTTATTAGTGAGAGGCGCTAG
- the topA gene encoding type I DNA topoisomerase — translation MNKPLLIVESPTKAKTLAKYLKDTYVVKASKGHIKDLPESKLGVDIENGFRAEYQIIQGKKKIVEDLRKSAKSAEKVFLGPDPDREGEAIAWHIAEEISRNGSAKNPPIYRVLFYELTQKGIAEAFKAPGDLNRYLYEAQQARRILDRLVGYLISPILWRKVKTGLSAGRVQSVALRLVCEREREIYAFRPEEYWTVDALFTKQNDDKSFKARLVQCYGEKRCDLSSEADAQKIVELLRHRSYVVKDLKQKKQKQNPPPPFITSTLQQDASRQLRFSPRKTMQIAQQLYEGVELPDAGPVGLITYMRTDSTRLAEDAVKSVRQFIASAWGDAFVPAKPNQYKVKTSSQDAHEAIRPTDVFRTPDSVKPFLTRDQYLLYELIWKRFVACQMKPADVEKPTVDIVPEGVDGFVFRATGSVVVFPGYLVLYREATDDETSEEGDSILPPLKSGELLKMLDIGASQHFTQPPRRYTEASLIKVLEDFGIGRPSTYATIVSTIQERGYVVSEKRTLRPTELGFIVNDLLVKHFPEIVDVSFTAQMEAKLDEISRGNGSLIELLKDFYDRFKPMLDEAQDAMRNLRIEGIPTELECPKCGTKLVIRWGRTNGPVVECPQCRFRSHYERGEHGELRLVAQEETGDVCEKCGKPMIVKHGRYGSFIACSGYPECKNTKPLSLGIPCPREKCSGELVERRSKRGKIFYGCSAYPECSVIVNEKPYPRTCPKCGYPIMTKNNGRGGKSPAWVCLNKECRYREEIEEDSSP, via the coding sequence ATGAACAAACCTCTTTTAATTGTGGAATCTCCAACGAAAGCTAAAACCCTTGCTAAGTATCTAAAGGATACCTACGTAGTTAAAGCCAGCAAGGGACACATAAAGGATCTTCCCGAAAGCAAGCTGGGAGTTGATATAGAAAACGGTTTTCGAGCTGAATATCAAATCATTCAAGGGAAGAAAAAGATTGTCGAAGACCTTCGGAAGTCGGCTAAATCAGCAGAAAAGGTATTCCTTGGTCCGGACCCGGATCGAGAAGGTGAAGCTATAGCCTGGCATATTGCCGAAGAAATTTCCCGCAACGGTTCAGCAAAGAATCCGCCTATATACCGTGTGCTATTCTACGAACTTACTCAGAAGGGTATTGCAGAAGCGTTCAAGGCTCCGGGTGATCTCAACCGATACCTTTATGAAGCTCAGCAGGCACGGAGGATTCTCGATCGTCTGGTGGGCTATTTAATATCCCCAATTCTATGGCGCAAGGTAAAAACCGGGCTCAGTGCTGGAAGAGTCCAGTCAGTTGCTTTGAGGCTTGTTTGCGAAAGAGAGCGTGAAATTTATGCCTTTCGCCCTGAAGAGTACTGGACGGTGGATGCTCTCTTTACAAAACAAAACGATGATAAATCTTTCAAAGCCAGGTTGGTGCAGTGTTACGGAGAAAAACGCTGTGATCTTTCATCGGAAGCTGATGCCCAAAAGATAGTTGAATTGTTAAGACACAGGTCTTATGTCGTTAAAGATCTGAAGCAGAAAAAGCAGAAACAGAATCCACCGCCGCCTTTTATAACAAGCACACTTCAGCAGGATGCTTCCAGACAATTGAGGTTTTCCCCCAGAAAAACCATGCAGATCGCTCAACAACTCTACGAAGGTGTTGAACTTCCTGACGCCGGACCCGTAGGACTTATTACTTACATGAGAACCGATTCTACTCGACTGGCTGAAGATGCCGTTAAATCTGTCCGCCAGTTTATAGCTTCTGCATGGGGAGATGCTTTCGTGCCCGCAAAGCCTAACCAGTATAAGGTAAAAACTTCGTCCCAGGATGCTCACGAAGCTATTCGACCCACGGATGTCTTTAGAACCCCCGATTCAGTTAAACCCTTTCTAACTCGCGATCAGTATCTTCTTTATGAATTGATCTGGAAAAGATTTGTTGCCTGTCAGATGAAGCCGGCTGATGTGGAAAAACCCACGGTGGACATTGTGCCAGAAGGGGTTGATGGGTTTGTTTTCAGGGCAACCGGTTCGGTGGTGGTCTTTCCAGGCTATCTCGTCCTTTATCGTGAAGCTACCGATGATGAAACCTCCGAAGAAGGAGATTCTATACTTCCGCCTCTGAAATCAGGTGAATTACTGAAAATGCTCGATATAGGTGCTTCTCAGCACTTTACTCAGCCACCCAGAAGATACACCGAAGCTTCTTTAATTAAGGTGCTTGAGGATTTCGGCATTGGACGTCCCAGCACATATGCCACCATCGTTTCCACGATTCAGGAACGAGGTTATGTGGTGTCTGAAAAAAGGACACTTCGTCCTACAGAACTCGGCTTTATAGTGAACGATCTTCTCGTAAAACATTTTCCCGAAATTGTGGATGTTTCTTTTACTGCACAGATGGAAGCAAAGCTTGATGAAATATCTCGCGGCAATGGATCTCTTATTGAACTGCTCAAGGATTTTTACGATCGATTTAAGCCCATGCTGGATGAAGCTCAAGATGCAATGAGAAATCTGAGAATAGAGGGAATTCCAACCGAGCTTGAATGCCCTAAGTGTGGGACAAAACTTGTGATTAGATGGGGTCGAACTAATGGGCCTGTTGTTGAATGTCCTCAGTGCCGATTCAGGTCGCATTATGAAAGAGGCGAACATGGGGAACTGAGGCTTGTTGCTCAGGAAGAGACCGGGGATGTTTGTGAAAAATGCGGTAAGCCTATGATCGTTAAGCATGGACGATATGGAAGCTTTATCGCCTGCAGTGGATATCCCGAATGTAAAAATACCAAGCCATTGTCTCTTGGTATCCCTTGCCCTAGGGAAAAGTGTTCAGGAGAACTGGTGGAAAGAAGATCCAAACGAGGCAAGATATTTTACGGCTGTAGCGCTTATCCTGAGTGTTCTGTTATTGTAAATGAAAAACCATATCCTAGAACCTGTCCCAAATGTGGTTATCCAATAATGACCAAAAATAACGGCCGAGGCGGAAAAAGCCCTGCTTGGGTATGCTTAAATAAGGAATGTCGTTATCGTGAAGAAATAGAAGAGGACAGTTCGCCGTGA
- a CDS encoding prepilin peptidase: MIFSQSNPDAAVLVIIGLFGAIMGSFFNMLIYRVPRGLSILGPSSFCPNCTKSLPLWANVPILSYLLLRGKCAHCKHPIPLRYLLVEVITVVTYVLLYYRNIEYGIIQWFIEAIFVSLLIVVTFTDLETYLIPDIFSIGGLITGLVVSPWNRVVTVMDVFLGVLIGGGVLFLIAYGYQKVRGVEGMGGGDVKLLAMIGAFTGWKGAVMALFISAFTGAIAGLVIIGVKQSKKGAKKITSDNIQGQTALSTMIPYGPFLAFGGLIALIWSSAFWNWYISAF; the protein is encoded by the coding sequence GTGATATTCTCTCAGTCTAATCCCGATGCTGCAGTTCTGGTTATAATTGGTTTATTCGGAGCAATTATGGGTAGTTTCTTCAATATGCTTATTTATCGTGTTCCAAGGGGGCTCTCCATATTAGGACCGTCATCTTTTTGCCCTAATTGCACAAAATCACTTCCTTTGTGGGCGAATGTGCCAATCTTGAGTTATCTCTTGCTTCGAGGAAAATGTGCTCACTGTAAACACCCTATTCCCTTAAGGTATCTGCTTGTTGAGGTCATTACCGTTGTAACCTATGTTCTTCTTTATTATAGAAACATCGAATACGGTATCATCCAGTGGTTTATTGAAGCAATTTTTGTTTCCCTTCTAATTGTTGTGACCTTTACGGATCTTGAGACCTATCTTATACCCGACATTTTCTCTATTGGTGGACTTATTACAGGACTCGTGGTTAGTCCCTGGAATAGAGTAGTGACCGTAATGGATGTCTTTCTTGGAGTTTTAATAGGGGGAGGGGTGCTTTTTCTCATTGCCTACGGGTATCAAAAGGTTCGTGGAGTTGAAGGTATGGGTGGAGGCGATGTAAAGCTTCTTGCCATGATTGGAGCTTTTACCGGATGGAAAGGTGCAGTGATGGCTCTCTTTATTTCAGCCTTCACGGGCGCCATCGCAGGTCTTGTTATAATAGGGGTAAAACAATCCAAAAAAGGGGCAAAAAAGATCACTTCTGATAATATTCAAGGCCAAACTGCCCTGTCCACCATGATCCCTTATGGTCCTTTTCTCGCCTTTGGGGGACTGATTGCTCTTATCTGGAGCAGTGCATTCTGGAATTGGTATATCTCCGCTTTTTAG